The genomic window GCTGATGCTTCACGTTGAGGAACGGGGGAAGGGTTTGGTTATTGGGGTCAACAAGTGGGACCTTCTTACCCCGTCCAATGATCTTGGGGATCGTATAAGGGATCGTATAAGGGATGAGCTCCCCACCTTGTCTTATGCTCCAATGGTATTCTTATCCGCCAAGACCGGCAGAGGAATACAGAAGGTACCTGAGCTGATAGCCAAGGCCCATGCCAACCGGCTAAGAAGGCTCAAGACGGCGGATCTAAATAAACTTCTCCGGGATACCCTCCAGTTTGAGAGGATGCCAAGTGATGGCAAGGGAAGGTACCTTAAGATATACTATGTAACCCAGGCGGACATGGCTCCACCTACGTTCATCTTCTTTGTGAACCATAGGGAGCTGGCCGATAGGTCTTTTACAAGGAGGATGGAGAAGCTCATAAGATCTATGGGTGACTTTGAGGGGACTCCGGTGAGAATTTGGTTTAGGAATAAGGAAGATCAATCTGAGCGGTAACTTGACCGGATAAGCGTTGGAGCATCATAATTGATCGAAGCTTTTTCTGTTTCCCCTGGCCTACGGCGGGGGGACTTTATCTTGGAGGTGAATTGTGTTGACCAAGGCGGATTTAGTTAATGAACTGGTCAAGAGCGTGGAGGATCTTACCAAGAAGAAGGCGGCGGAGACGGTAGATGCCATCTTCAATGTGATTCAGGAGGCCCTAGCAAAGGGGGAAAAGGTCCAGCTGGTGGGTTTTGGTACCTTTGAGGTGCAGACCCGGGCAGCCAGGGAGGGGCGTAATCCCCAGGATCCGACCAAGACCATAAAGATTCCCGAGAAAAAGGCCCCGGTCTTCAGGGCCGGCAAGGCGCTTAAGGATGCGGTTAACAGGTAAGACCTTGGGTTGGGTGCTGATGTTTTGATCTAACAGGTTTGTTTTGAGATATTTCGTTAAAAGATAACCGGAGAGGAGCCATATCCCTGAGCTCAAAGCGTGTTTTGTGGGGTGGGAGTCCTCTCCGGTCATATTTTTATTTGTGTCTTGACAGCCCTTGGTTTATTTTAGCTTTTAGCTTCGCAATCCTGCCATTGAAAGGAGGAGGCCAGTTTAAGCCAATGGCTCAAGGGAAGCTCCTCGGCCCTTGCGTTTTCACGTAGTCCCACCGATAGGAGGCGTCTCAGCCCCTCTTCGCGGAATATACCAGCGATTCCCCAGTTGTTAAGCAAGGTTTTTCGCCTTTGGGCAAAGGATATCTTCAACATTCTGCGCCAGTTTGGATCCCTTGGTAGATGATGGTTTGAGGTTATGTCTATCCTCACCACCGAAGAGTAGACTTTGGGTATTGGGCGGAAAGCTCCCGGAGGGACGTTCATCACCTTACACACCTTACCCATAGCCTCCAGAGTAACGCCCAGGGGGCAACGGTCTTTGCTGCCTTCCTGTTGAATCATCCTGATGGCGGCTTCTCTTTGGACCATCAACACCATCCTGGTAAGACCCAAAGGTGCCAGTTCCTCTAGGAACTTCCAGACGATAGGGGTGGTTATGTGATACGGAAGGTTGGCTACGACTAGGTTGGGGGTGCATGGCAGATCCCTTAAAAAGTCCATCTTTAGGGCATCTTGCCATATGACGGTGAACCTGTGATCCTCCTTGGCCAGGGGATCAAGAAACTGGGACAACCTCCGGTCCACCTCAATGGAGATCAACCTTGCACATGGCCATTTAAGGATCTCCCTTGATAGGATGCCCTTGCCCGGACCTACCTCTAATATCACTTCGCCGTCCGAGATTTCAGCGGCTTGGGCTATCTTCTCCACCACACCGTGGTTTATCAGGAAGTTCTG from Thermanaerothrix sp. includes these protein-coding regions:
- a CDS encoding HU family DNA-binding protein, coding for MTKADLVNELVKSVEDLTKKKAAETVDAIFNVIQEALAKGEKVQLVGFGTFEVQTRAAREGRNPQDPTKTIKIPEKKAPVFRAGKALKDAVNR
- the rsmA gene encoding 16S rRNA (adenine(1518)-N(6)/adenine(1519)-N(6))-dimethyltransferase RsmA, producing the protein MDNKTSMGKFRHDTDIGQNFLINHGVVEKIAQAAEISDGEVILEVGPGKGILSREILKWPCARLISIEVDRRLSQFLDPLAKEDHRFTVIWQDALKMDFLRDLPCTPNLVVANLPYHITTPIVWKFLEELAPLGLTRMVLMVQREAAIRMIQQEGSKDRCPLGVTLEAMGKVCKVMNVPPGAFRPIPKVYSSVVRIDITSNHHLPRDPNWRRMLKISFAQRRKTLLNNWGIAGIFREEGLRRLLSVGLRENARAEELPLSHWLKLASSFQWQDCEAKS